From the genome of Brassica oleracea var. oleracea cultivar TO1000 chromosome C4, BOL, whole genome shotgun sequence:
ACGGATTAGGGTTCGTAGAGTCGCGAACGGATTAGGGTTCGTCGGGTTCGGATTAGGGTTCCAAAGCAAATCGACGCGCACTGTATCTGTGCGTGAGGGTGCGTCGATGGTCAGATCGACAAGCGGTTTGCACTGACTGATTCGTCTCGGCCAGGGCTTCGATTTGATATCTTGATCGTCTTCTGGGTCCTCACGGTTTGGGAGAACGGCCTCTTCGAAGTTCCAAGGCAGATTCCTTTTCATTTAGGGTTTTAGGGTTTTAGGGATTTAGTTTTAGGCTCAGGGTGTTAGAGACTATCGTGCTGATAACGTGTTGTAAACTGAAGGATTTTGAACCGTAAGGTTTTATATATTATTAATGAATAAGTGTTCCCTTTATATAGGGGTTACAAGAGAGATAAATGGAAATATAATAATAGAAAATATTACAAATCATAAACATAAACGAATTAAAAAATATGCAATTTATAGCTGCCTCTCTCTCTCCTCTCCAAGTTTCGCAGCCGCCTCTCTCTCTTTAGGGTTGGGCCATCTCTTTCTCTAAGTGTAAGGACTGGTTATCGAAATCCACAGATTTTGATTTATAACATGTCAAAAGTATTTTTTAAAATGATTGAACTGGGCCTGGCGTAATCCTAGTGATAACATGATGTCATGATGCATGGGTTCAAAGTATATTTAGGTTCCGTATTTAAAACCCAAGCTCGATAAATTTGAATAAGGAGTCCAAATTCAGGCCCATGTTTCTATATTCAGACACAAAGGCACAACCGATCGCCGTTTCTTACACCCTGACAATTACATCACAATCCGGTGATAAGCCCTAGCCGCGTCGAAACAGAGTCCTTCTCTGAGAGTATTATACATTTCAGAGGAAAAGTTCATTTCTTCTTTTTTTACTTGTGGGTTTAGAGAAAGATGAAACCTTCTCAAAAGAGAGCTCGCAAACTCAAAACACAATCAGCCGAAAACGCCACCGGCGAAGTTAAAGAAGCTTCCGTCACACATCTGAACGAATCTCCGTCCCCTGAGCCTCCTGAAACCAACCCATCTCCGCCGCGACTCAACCGTGGGAGAGGCAAAAAGCGCAGACTGAGCAACAACCCATCCGAAACCACCGAGCAGCAACGCGGCGGCGTAGTCAGCCAGAGGTCGTCTCTTCCTCACCACCACCACTCTGATTGCAACAATGCGACGACTGTTTCAGCAGCAGCAACATCGGAATCCACACCTGCTGCTCCGAGCTGGGAGACTGTGGTGAAAGTCGTGCCTTCCATGGACGCTGTGGTGAAAGTCTTCTGCGTCCACACTGATCCTAACTTCTCCCTGCCGTGGCAGATGAAACGGCAGTACAGCTCCGGTAGTAGTGGCTTCATAATAGGAGGAAGAAGGGTTTTGACGAACGCACATTCCGTTGAGCATCATACTCAAGTTAAGCTCAAGAAGCGTGGCTCCGACACAAAGTATCTAGCTACAGTATTAGCCATTGGAACTGAATGCGACATTGGTAAGTTTCTTGTTGGTTTTAGTTTTGTGTTGCAATTAGCCCTGTGCAATTTGGGTATTGGGTAGTTTGGGTAGGGGACTAGAGGATCCATTTATTACATTCCGTTTTCGGTTGGGATAGTTTAGGGTTCGGTTCGCATTCGGTTAAGGTAATTTTGGATTGGATTCAGCTAATTTCAGATTTGTTTCGGTTAGGACAGTAAAACTAGGAATCAGAAAATACCCGGAATAAAAACATATGGATACTTTAGGATAGTAAGTTCCTTGTTGTAAGGACCGGTTCTGAACAAAGCCAAATGAAGATTAGTTCCAAGATTTCTTAAAGAAAAAATATATAGACATAGATAGACACCTAAATTTTTTTTAAAAATTAAAATCTTTACTAAATAGTTTACAGCCCCAGGTTTGTGTTGCAATGGAACAGTTTCTTGATTGTTTCTTGGGGATTATTTGCAGCTTTGTTGACAGTTAGTGATGATGAGTTTTGGGAAGGAGTGTCTCCTGTGGAGTTTGGAGATTTACCAGCTTTGCAAGATGCTGTAACTGTTGTTGGTTATCCGATTGGTGGAGACACTATCTCCGTCACGAGCGGTGTTGTTTCTCGGATAGAGATACTGTCTTATGTACATGGATCGACAGAGCTTTTGGGGTTGCAGATTGACGCGGCTATAAACTCTGGGAACTCTGGTGGTCCTGCGTTTAACGACAAGGGAAAATGCGTGGGGATTGCGTTTCAGTCGTTGAAACATGAAGATGCTGAGAACATTGGTTATGTCATACCAACGCCTGTGATTGAACATTTCATTCAAGATTATGAGAAGCACAATAAATACACAGGCACATTTTAAAGTCTCTTTGGTGTTTCTTTCTATATCTACTACATTGTGTCTCATCACTTGTACTTGTTTTAGGCTTTCCTGTGATTGGGATTGAGTGGCAGAAGATGGAGAATCCAGACTTGCGTAAGAAAATGGGAATGGAGTCTCATCAAAAGGGAGTGAGGATAAGGAGAATCGAGCCAACCGCCCCGGAGTCGCAGGTTTTGAAGCCCTCCGATATCATCCTCAGCTTTGATGGAGTTAATATTGCTAATGATGGAACTGGTAATCATTTCTTCTTATTACCAATTAGTGAGTCTTAGACATTCTTGGCTTTATGTTCTTGTTTGGATATTTTTGTATAGTTCCATTTAGGCATGGAGAAAGAATTGGGTTTAGCTATCTTATATCTCAAAAGTACACTGGGGATTCTGCACTTGTGAAGATCCTGCGTAACAAAGAGATTCTTGAGTTCAACGTAAAACTTGCAATCCACAAGAAGCTAATCCCTGCACACATAAGTGGCAAACCTCCTTCCTACTTCATCGTTGCTGGCTTTGTTTTTACAACTGTTTCTGTTCCTTATCTTCGCTCTGAGGTCTTTTACTCTCTCTATATATCTTGTCTCTTACTCTCTAAGTATCTCACACGCAATGTAACCATTTCCCATTATATGTTTTTGTAGTATGGAAAAGAATACGAGTATGATGCACCTGTCAAGCTTTTGGAGAAACATCTTCATGCAATGACTCAATCCGTGGACGAGCAACTTGTTGTAGTTTCACAGGTTGGTTTGGTTTGCGCGATCAAACATTATTCTTTGCCTTTGATATAACATCCGTGTATTACTTTTCAGGTTCTTGTTTCTGACATCAACATTGGTTATGAGGAGATTGTCAATACACAGGTCTGTATAAATTTGCATAATCATGTGTTTGATGCTTCTGTCAGCTCTCTAAATGGTTTATAAACTCTGCCTGTGTAGGTTGTTGCTTTCAATGGCAAACCTGTGAAAAACTTGAAATGTTTGGCTGAGATGGTGGAGAATTGTGAGGATGAATACATGGAGTTTAATCTTGATTATCATCAGGTATGAATGATTCTCTCTGATGATCTGTAGACATAATAACCTTTTAGCTAAAATCTCTCTGTGGTATTTTGGACAGATTGTTGTTCTGTAAACTAAGACTGCAAAAATGGCAACTTTAGATATTCTGACCACACATTGCATACCTTCTGCTATGTCTGATGATCTCAAGACTTGAACAAGAAACCAAAACAGTATTAGCCTTGGAAGGAGAGAGAGATTTTGCGCCATGGAAGCCACACAAAAGCAAATACAGAGTCACGGAAGACAAAGAACTTTTAAAAATCAAACCATATCATTTGTCTTCTTTAGTTTTTACTTTGTTATAATTGGCAAAGTATGCACTTTCAGAATTTTAAGAAGCTTCGTGTCCCTGATTTCTGTTTTGAATTAGACTTATTTGTTCAGCAAAAGATGAGAGTCGAAATTGTAAAAGAGTAAGTGCATCATGCAAAAACAAAATGGTTTCTGATCTCATTTGGTTCTCTGTAAAGCATACAAGTTTGTATGACACCCCATTGTCTACCATGTTATAAAAGCATATAAGGTAGAATAGATGGGGCGAACCATACTGTCCTATGCCATCATGCTACATAGAGCGGGAAATTTTAGTTTTTACTCACGGGTCCCGCTCTGTTTGACCCGCTGCGGGACGGGTGCGGATCGGCCATTTTGAAAAATTCAACGTGCGGGTGCGGATGCGGGTCGAGTCGATTCTACGCGGGGCTGGTGCAGGTCGGTCGATTTTGAATCGCAGGTACCCTCTAACCCGCAAAAAAATAAATAAAATTCAAAAAATAATATATATTTTCGTAAAAAATATATAAAATACTATAAATTAAGAAAATAATATATAATTTAATTATTTTAACTGAAAAATAAGTATTATATAATTAAAATAATTATTTTATTAAAATTTATATTATCCGCGGGTCCCGCGGGTTACCCGCAAACTTGAGCGGGGCGGATGCGGGTATGTGAATCTTTCTTTGCAGGTCATGCGGGTCAAAGTTTTGAGTGAAAAACAATGAGTCGATCCGCGGGTTGGCAGGACGGGCGGGGCGGGTTGACCCGCGAACCCAGCTCTAATGCTACACGTTATCTTTGAGTTCGGATCAGGGTCTCATGTCTTTATCTAAAAAGAACAAAATCTCTTTACACTCTACTCGAGCATTAGAGTTTCGATATAAGATCCTCCTTGTGAAGTTAATCAAACAAGTGGACCAGTACACTATAAACTTTATTAATTATATTAATACTTAATAAACTAATATACATAATAAATTAATAAATTTTGTGTAAAATATGAAATAGTTCAGTAAGGTAATAAATTAATAATATTAAAATTTTCTTACCTAAAATATGGTAATATTAGTAATTATTATATGTTTAAATTTTATATAACATAAACACAAGATTTTATCTTTTTGTTTTTCAAAAAAAATTATCTCTAATTTTAATTTTCATCTCAATATTTTGATGTTATTTTGTCGAATTACATTTAACGCACACATCTGTAGTTTACCATATGTATCAAACATATACAAAA
Proteins encoded in this window:
- the LOC106336882 gene encoding protease Do-like 9, giving the protein MKPSQKRARKLKTQSAENATGEVKEASVTHLNESPSPEPPETNPSPPRLNRGRGKKRRLSNNPSETTEQQRGGVVSQRSSLPHHHHSDCNNATTVSAAATSESTPAAPSWETVVKVVPSMDAVVKVFCVHTDPNFSLPWQMKRQYSSGSSGFIIGGRRVLTNAHSVEHHTQVKLKKRGSDTKYLATVLAIGTECDIALLTVSDDEFWEGVSPVEFGDLPALQDAVTVVGYPIGGDTISVTSGVVSRIEILSYVHGSTELLGLQIDAAINSGNSGGPAFNDKGKCVGIAFQSLKHEDAENIGYVIPTPVIEHFIQDYEKHNKYTGFPVIGIEWQKMENPDLRKKMGMESHQKGVRIRRIEPTAPESQVLKPSDIILSFDGVNIANDGTVPFRHGERIGFSYLISQKYTGDSALVKILRNKEILEFNVKLAIHKKLIPAHISGKPPSYFIVAGFVFTTVSVPYLRSEYGKEYEYDAPVKLLEKHLHAMTQSVDEQLVVVSQVLVSDINIGYEEIVNTQVVAFNGKPVKNLKCLAEMVENCEDEYMEFNLDYHQIVVL